The sequence below is a genomic window from Eubalaena glacialis isolate mEubGla1 chromosome 13, mEubGla1.1.hap2.+ XY, whole genome shotgun sequence.
TTTCAAATGTTGAGTATGCCTTGCATAACTGGGATAAATtcctcttggttgtggtgtatattttttatagttttatgaatttgttttaaaaaaattttgttgagaagttttgcatctatattcatgagagatattggtttgtagttttctttccttgcagtattttttgtctgtttctttgtgtTAGGGTAATGCtgatctcatagaatgagttaggaaatattccctctgcttctatcttcttaaagatattttagaaagtttgtatgatttcttccttaaatgtttggtagaattcaccagtgactCCATCTGGGCTAGAACtcatttttacaaatatattctcagtcTTTGATAATTTTGTAGATCTATTCAAGAAAACTTAAGGTGCTTAAAAAAGATTGTACATATTAAACATACTTccacacccaaaaaaaaaaaaaattaagattgttAATCAGCTGGTCTTAAAATTGGGAGAttgattattctgaattatttaggTAGGCTCAACATAATCAGAAGGAATTTAAAAGTAGAAGAAGGAGGCAGATGGAGTCAGTCAGAGGAAGATGTGACTATGGAGAAAAGGCACAAAGAGATGCAACCCTGGTGGCTTTTTagatggaggaagaggggcaTCAggcaaggaatgtgggtggcctctagaatctgggaaaggcaaggaaacagatgctACCCAGAGCCTCTAGAAAGGACCACAGCCCTGTCAacgccttgattttagcccagtgagatccgtgttagacttctgaccttcagacctgtaagataataaatttgtgttaaggcactaagtttgtggtaaggTGTTGCAATAGCAATAGGACAGTGATACAACATCGTATAAACAGTATTCTAACAAAAGGAGCTGATATCTAGTCATGACACTGAAAaccagctgtaaaaaaaaaagaggcaagtcATGCATTTTGTTGTCTCCTACTCACTGAATGTTTGGAGAACCTCTCAGTGAAAAAGACTGTTAGCTAACATTTCGGTTGTGGAAGTTTTTCACATTTTGTTATTGACACCTTCACTGTGAGACAGTAAGAAAGATGCCTTTTTTGCTATAGTTTCTGTATCATCAGAGGTTACCCAAACAGCATCTGGACTATGAGAGGTTCTCAGTGAAGGGTCTGGGATGAAGGACACACCCCTTCACCAAGGTGGTGAATAAAGAAGAGTGAGGCACTGAAATTTCTTGGTTGCTAGGTTGACACCTTTAAAGGCTGAGGTGTTAtccccttttcttctctgcttaaTATGTTAAATTAGGGGCCATAGAGAACAAGCACAAGATGTGAACATGGCAAAGAGCCCATAATACCCCCTGAGCTCTGAACACAGAGGTGTGAGTGAGCATTGCCCACAATGGTTATGACCATGGGGTTGGTGAGTGGGTCTCCTGGGCTATAGAAATCCCTTGAAATTTTACCAAAATTtgtattacttattttttatagctTTCATTGGATTATATAGGAAGTCTGCAAAACATTCCATGGAAGATGCTTTTGATCTTTTAGGGGCTGGAGTCCAGACAGCTTGCAATGTAAGCTCTCTGAGAACAGAGACATGTAGATTCCCTAGAGTCTAAACATGAGTGGTATAGAAGAATTTTCTAATtgtggaggaaaggaaataatatgtTTAGTTTAATTTGCTTCCTGGGAAATGGGCTTGGAATTGACAAAAATAGAAGAGGTGGTGGTAGCCAAATATCAGAGGGTGGTTTTAGTATCAGAAAACCTATTCCAAACTGTGGCTGATTTGTATACAAGTTGATATACTTTGGTAACAGCCAGTTTTACTGGGTAAAAATCTCAGTTTTAGTGAGTGgataaagactgaaaaatatttcaaaagggatCTAGCCCTGTATTTTGCTCAAAATATAAGAAGAGTCATAGTTTAACTCAAATTTTGCCAAGAAACACAACTGTTTTTTCTACTAGTACCGAGCCGCTCAGCCCTACACCACATTTTCCTAGATATGAACACGTGCTCCAGAATTAAAGTTattaaacaacctgatttaactgaaaaaaaaaaattaatgctgggaattccctggtgatccaggggttaggacttggtgctttcactgccagaacccagggttcgatccctggtcagggaattaagctcctgcaagctgcgcagcacagccaaaagaaaaaaaaaaaaaaattaatgctgaGTTGTGTGGAGACATGGTTTCTAAAAATATGAGAACTAACAAACTTAAGTTTTCAAGGAATATGAGTTATGTATAGGAAATcagtagctgaaaaatatttaccacattcaaaaacactttaaaaaacaaaattctcaaaTTTGTATTCAATTTGCAGATATTATATAACCCCTTTAAAATTAACTAAAGTGCTGAGTATTCtgtggaggaaaaaaattatcttgtGCTCACAGTTGATGGTTTCTCTCAGAAGTAAACCACTGAAAGAATCCACAGTAttggtttaaattttttccactggggaggggggtgtggaGGTGTTTATCATCTTTCAAATTCAGTCACTTGTCCTGAAATGGATTGGATAGTTAGATGATAACATTAAAATAGGTCTCTCTAAGCTATAGAAAACAAGATTCTTAAATTTTTGACAAGGAGAAATggaacaaaaaataaagcaagtcatacactaaataatgttaaaaatcctgctgttactttaaaaatattttactactgggaattccctggtggtccagtgattaggactcagtgctttcacttctGTGggaccaggttcaatccctggtcagggaactaagatcccacaagctgtgcagcgcggccaaaaaaaaatttttttttattactaaggGAAAAtaggacaaaagtattaaaaccAACTCTTTCACTTCCTTGTTTGTAGATAATGCCTGCCTATGTGACTGTTTTTACTTCCTTTGAAGCTTCCTACAAGAAATGAACCATTTATATGAGTTTTTATAAACTCTTAGCTAAAGACTTGTTCACATATTCTAGTAGCATCAATACTTTCTCAGAAAGGAATAATCAAAGGCTGGCACTAGAAACtgacaaaaaaagaatttagttTAGATCTCTTAATAGTTTAAAGAGCAATCTAAATTATAGAGTTTAGACTCTATAGAGTTCATCTCTGCAGGCCCTGAAGAGCTTGACCTTACCACTAATGCCCTCTCTTGGGTACATGTGTTTCAAATCTAAACCTAATCACTTCATTCCTTCCTGTTTAGACTGTTAGTTCGTGTAGTTATTACAATGGTTTAAACCTGTACCTTATTTGTGTTACTAGGTATTCAAAATACCTTTGGGGTTAGGATGAGTGATTACAGCTCACTCCTACAAAACTTAACTCTCCTTGATTCCTGAGGagagaaataatttcattttcctgatttggCTTTAACTTGCAATTATTATTTATGTAAGACCCATCCACTTGCAGAGCTATTTTCTTTGcactataattattttcttctggtcccaggaaacagaaagtgGCTCAAGTTTATTGTGTTCCAGATCGAACAACTTAATATAAGTAACAAACAATATACCTTATTGTATGTCTAATATAAGAAGAGGGTAAACATATCTCTATGTTTATCAATAGACCATTAACAGacagaaaatattaatgaatagATTTGGGatagttttcttttcaaaaagctTATGCTTCAAATAGAAGTTGCAAGTGGGAAAGAATGAGTGGGTTGCAGAATTTTCAAAAGCCTAAAACCAGGATCCAGGAATCTTTAGCAGAGGTAAGACGTGCCTATATTCAGCACAGCCCGACCTGCACCGCTTTGCAGCTAACCAAGGAAAGCCTGAGTGGCGAGACAATACTACCCTCTAGGggcaacatttttattttcacaacttCCTCAGCAAAGGATCAATCAAAAGATAAGCCatacacaggggcttccctggtggcccagtggttgggaatccgcctgccagtgcaggggacacgggttcgagccctggtccgggaagatcccacgtgttgtGGAGcaactgtgtgccacaactgccaCGGGCTGTgttccacaactgctgagcctgtgctctggagcctgtgagccacaactactgagcccacatgccacagctggTGAGGcgcgtgtgcctggagcccgtgctccgcaacaggagaggccaccgcaatgagaggcccgcgcaccgcaatgaagagtggaccccgctcaccgcaactagagaaagcccgcgcgcagcaacggagacccaacgcagccaaaaataaataaataagtaaataaatttatttaaataaaaaagccATACATGGTATAGCTCCATAGCTCCGCTGTGACTGCACCGTAGATATTAGTAGCTGTTGTTGTTAGCATTTATGCTTTCAAAGAAGTAACTTAAGCACACTGTCAACTGGCTAATTATTCAAGGTTAATTATTTAcaatcctttctcttctcctgttCTTTTGTTCTGTTAGAATTTACATGATTGACTACAGAAGTTGGGCTAAGACACCTgactagttttaaaaaaaaataattctaataaaaAGGGTGAAGAGATAAAAATTGGAATTAATTTCAAGCGAGAGATTTAGGGCTTATATATGGATACTTACTTGGATTCTTGTTACAGGCTtacttttccaattattttttcctaattttgggAAAAAGTCCAGTGACAGAGATTCCCAATCCCTCGGACATATGAGCTGCCCACCTACTTAATCTTATTGGATAGAAATTAACTTATACAATTTATGAAACAGGAAATTAACTTATTATAAATCAAATACTAACTGTAGAATTTTTAGGTttcctctgccccctgccctcccctaaGCTGAATATGTTAGCAAATATGCTTCACTACTATTTACTATGTGTATCCTAACAGCTTATATCTGGGATTGTTGTTTTACTgggtttctgcattttctccacGCTTCATCCCAGATTAATCTGTTCATTTGTTGACACCTGTCATGTTCTAGAAAATGAGATCAAAGACTGATAGCTGCATGTTCTCCTGTCTTAAAATGTTAAGGAAATGGTTTGTTGGAAGCACTGTTACTTTTTAGTTCTATGTATTGAGCTGTCATTGACCTTTAGGCCAAAATGCCAGACACTTAACTGCCCTACTTTATAAAGACTTAGTAGTAATATCAGTAGTCCATAGTAAAGCTGACTTTCtatattacacatatatacatatatataatagtttcctatattttattttattaaacattttccagctttattgagatataattgacatataacattgtgtaaatttaatatgatttgatacatgtatatattgggAATTGTTTACCACAGTAAGGTtggttaacacctccatcaccacacataattatttgtgtatgtgtgtatgtggtgagaatatttaagctCTACTCTCTGAGCAACtttgaagtatataatacagtactgttaactatagtcaccatgctgtatattagtgCCCCAgaacttatcttataactggaaatttgtaccctttaaccaacACCTCCCCATTTCCTAGTTTACTATATTTAAAGTGTGAGTTTTGTTTTAGTTGGGGGttaattttttctctaattttatatTGAAGTGAGAAACAGTAGAACGTAATGAAATCACTACACAGACAATagacaaaagttttattttaaaaacttacaatTTAGTATAATGTAATTccatacacagaaatatacaaaaaatacatACGactaaaattgtattttaaacagaaaaccaTAAATGATATTTCATGGTTTAATTTCTGTGACTATTTTTTGCCTATGAGCCAAAAGGTTATCTCCAAACAATAAAGCAACTAAGTGAAGAGCTCAGGTGTTATTCTTGATGGTATCATTCTTGATGGTCCTGGATAAAACTAGATTACCATAAATTGATAGTACATAAGTTGAATAAATAATTACACATTAAACTAGAATTTAGAAAAAACAAGATTAGATAAATAccaaaaggaatagaaataaaaactatcagagcaagaaatgaaaaaaacatgaagAGAAAAGCAAGTAAGATCATGCCCTCATAGCAACTATTAGAGGCGGATGCAGCAGGATTGACAGCTTATggagcacagagaagaaaaaatccCAAGAGACAATGAGAAAGTGTCCTAAATTAGGAGAAGGTGGCAAGAGTGAGTAAACGGAAAGAGTAAACGCAGTTCCCTGAGTGGAAGGGGTAAGAGACTGAAATACTGCCCACTCCCCCTTGACAGGATTATCCAGAAAGTCTATGTATCAGTTGTAGGTATTTGATTCCAatatcattgttttttaaaagaattatcctTTTTCGATTGCTAGTacactttaatttttctctcaatATCATCATTTCAATATGTGTGTAAGAAGCTGAAGATTTCTTTTGATAAATACTCAGCTCTACAATGACGTTCAAATTCAATTGGTCTTTCCTAAGCTACCTGAACTAAGTTTAAGATCAACTTCAATGTGGGTCTGTCATCACAGACACGGCTGAGGAGGATGGTGCAGAGGCCACAAGAACCATTCAAATTCACTCTGACATAGACTCTACAAGAAAACAGGTCTGTAACATTGcaatattcataaatattaataacaatatagcaataatcaatataatttataacttctatattaataattaatgtaTAAAATTTGTCAGTTAATTAACGATGAGCTGATTCTTATTTTGGATATTCCTCTAATAAGCacgtttcttaacctctctaagcctaaatttccttatctgtaaaagtaAGATACTAATGGAACCCATCCTAGAGTTGCTGGGAAGATTAAACGGGATGATGCACTCTAGCCTGGCTACAGTAAACACTTTTTTCAGGTCAACGATCAGTAATTGCTATTACTGACATTTTCTAACACCCATATTTTTGGGCATATGCAACGctcaaaagagggaaaagaacagAGAGCTAGTATTAACTACTTCCTCTGTATCAGACATTTTAGCAATATGTAAAACTCCCGCGAGTGTGCCCACAGCCGCGCACACCTCGGGTTTCCGGCCGGGGCGCGAGATGTCTCCCGCTGTCTCTCGGCCACAGCCGCCGCGCAGTAGTCCTGTCCTGCGCGTTCCTCTCCTCGCCTCCCCACGGAGCCCGGGTCCCGCCTGTGGGCGGACTGCGGTGCCGCGCCGGACCGCTACCCGGCAGCCCACTGGGCCTAACGGCACGTgactcccgccgccgccgccgccggcgcTGGGAAGGCCAGCGGCGACGGTGTCGCAAAAGCGTCGCGACGGCGTCCGTTCTTGGCGGCCCAGGCCACTGGTATAACCGAACGTGCTGAGGCTTGAGAACCAGTATGGAGGCTGTCGAGGTTCTCCGATATTGCGAGGGTTCGATGGGGAAGCGACTCGTCGGTGCCCCGGGCTGCTGAGCTCTCGCCGCCTGCGTCCCCGCGGCTCGCCCGCAGGGCCATGCTGGCCTCGCGGGTGGCGCGCGCCTCGTGGGGTGCCTTGCGCGTAGCCGTGTGGGCGCCCGGAGCGCGGCCGGGCAAGGGGCGCGCCCGCGGGGCCTTGCTGCCGCCAGTGCCCTGCTGCCTGGGCTGCCTGGCGGAGCGCTGGTGGCTGCGCCCGGCTGCGCTCGGCCTGCGGCTGCCTGGGGCCAGCCCGCGGGCCCACTGCTCGGGCGCGGGGAAGGCAGCCCCCGGGTCCGCAGCGGAAAAGGACACCGCCACCGAGCCCCGGGGCGGCCGGTTGGGCCCGGCGAGCGCCGCCAGCCTGGTACGTAccgaggaggaggcggaggggcGACTCTGGGTCGGGGTACTGCTCCGGCGGGGCTCGGTCCCGGACGCAAATAACGTGCCGTGGCCGATGAGGTCCGATGCTTCCGTTTCAGAACTTTTAAAGCGTTCCCCGAAGAGAAGTTATGGGCAGATCATTCTGTCGGGGTGAGTGTCAGGGGTACCAGCCGCGTCCTCCTTCTGTCTTGGTGGTCAAGTTAGAACCCTCTTCTTCCCCTCTATCCGCACCAGTAGCTGGACGCGCCTCTGGATACTGCATTGGTAAAAATAGCCTTCACCTGTCTTATTAAAAGcccattttaaattttctgaagcGAATTCCCGATGTTTAGGGCAAGTCTCTGGGCGTCTTCAGAAAGATATACAGGCCCTTTTGTTTGCTTGTGCAGGTTTGGTTAACTATCATTTGACCTTTGGTAACTTTACATATTGTAGGATGAAGGATAACTAAGTAATTTAAATAGTAATTAAAAGATTCTTTAATCTCTAATTATAGAAAAAGATTAAACCTCTCTTCCTGAGGTAACGGAGGAAAATATTTGTCTGCTTACCTGTTGAAATACTGACCAAACAGAAGACATGAGAGCATGAGTGTGGGAGAGCTTTTGATGTCATGTAGCAAGACTCATGCAATTATTACATCTtcaattgttatgtcttcagTGGGCCGCTGTGCTGCTTTCATCAGTTGTACAGCATGGGTTGGGGTGGCCACATCCTGGCAGGGGTCTCAGCTACATTAATAGCTAGAGCATGTTGGGGTTTGAATGAATGCTGGATGCTTTGAGGTTGCCATATCCTGGCTGAAGTCCTTCCCAGAACGGCAGCAGTTGGTCGAGTATGCCACAGGTTATCTGGTTGGGTAATCTGAGATTAGCTCTCTTAATTTTAACTTAGAAACGTTTACGAATTTAATGATTAGAAAttgaggtattttattttaactgaaatattttatgtgGAGCTAAAAGGAATCCCTTTCATTGTTCCAAGAACATTCAGTCTGGTTTATTAATTCACCAAATGAAATGATCTGGCTGTTTACaactgtgtctttaatttttccccaTGGGCCTCTCTGAGTTTAATTTTGGGCCTCTGTATTCTGaccttttgctttgtttttcctttttgtcaaTCATGAACtgtacctccccacccccctcagtGAGTCACTGTAATGCTGGATCAGTATTTGACTTACTCTGTATCACAGTATTGTCAACAGACTTATCTTTTTTCTCTGGACTCTGAAACACTTGGACCTTTGAACTTGAATTTGGAATATGTTCCAAGAATGATTCCATTTAATTAATGTAATGTGGATTAGTTCAACAGAAGGTCCTTGAGTAGAGGTTTGGAGTGCTGCTTGTTTGGTGATTGTTTCCTGgagaatttgaatttttctgtagATTTAGTGACGGTATTCTGCCACTGGGCCCCAATAACCCCATTATTCCTCCAAACTGAGGTGAACATTTCTTGCTGGGTTCTGTTTATAAACACAAACTTAGTATCTTTAGAGAACTGGCTTTTCTTACAGAATGGTTGAAGGTATTTTAAAAGAGGTATTTAGAAGAGGaaattgttactttttaaaaaaatcaaatttaaggtTCAGGCAAATAGGTTACTGACTGATAAAGAGGTTAAGTAGGGTTATCTTGTGAGGAGATAGTCCCATGGGGTAGAGCTGGCAGTCTTGACtcagtggagaaaaaaaatccagcctTTAGGGAATGAcattttctctgtattatttctgtaCCCTGTTTTGTGCAGTGTATCGTAGTTCCACTAGGCTGAGGCTTTTTAAAGTTGAAATACCCTCTCATGAAACAGACTTTGGCAAGGAAGGAATGGTTTTCAGAGCAGCTGCCGAGGTGCCCTTTTGTTGGTGCCAACTTCAAACACCTTGGCTCCAAATGAAGTTTCAAGGAATCATAAAGCCCCCCACAGGGGAGCTGTGAAAGCCCTCAGCTTCTGGTTGGGGATCTTAACATTTCTGTGGCTATTTTGAACAAATTTACaaaatctcttttatttcctAAGTATCTCAATCCCTTTTCCTTGTTCCATTTTCTTCTAGCAGTTCTCCAGTTTAGTGATGAGGTTATGGAAgtaaatgtttttttcctcttcattcgtATCTCCAACACTGTGTATGGCATTTAGCATTCTTTTGATGGGTATGTGTAGAGGAGTGAGGAGAGGTTATttgcaataaatgttttttagCCAAAATGCCCATGGTTGATAATTCGGCTTTTTTCTGACACTTTCTAGACTGTTTGTCTACTTGAAGTATAAGATCTTCCTgaagatctttttttaaattttgtataatgggaaagtaattctttttttaaaaaaatttttatttaatatagttgatttacaatgttgaattttcacttttaaaagcagTATGTTTTTAGTTTTGAATTCTGATGGTGAAGTAATACATTAAAGGCTTGACTTATATGATAGATAATACatgtttcttccttctctctttagtGAGAAAACCTACTCTATATACAGCCAACATTTTAGTCTGTGTTTGGGTATATGACATATCTTCATCTTCTGCATTCTTAACAGTTTTAGATGTGTGTAAAAAGAacagaatggattttaaaactgaaagtacTAATTTTAAGGTTTATGTAGCTTCTAACCTTTAAGTTGATGGAGTGTATTTTTCCAATGTATATAGTTATTTAAAGTATGAATTTATAGTATTTAAATTTTGTTGTCTTTATGTTTCAGTATGAAAACCCATGGACAATCCCAAATATGTTGTCAATGACGAGAATTGGCTTGGCCCCAGTTTTGGGCTATTTGATTATTGAAGAAGATTTTAATATTGCACTAGGAGTTTTTGCTTTAGCTGGGCTAACTGATTTGGTAAGTTGTACCGGCACTCCCCCTGTTTTGCTCCCCTTCTAAATCCCAGGGTCTCTACTACACTGAAATAGCACAGCCTCAGTCTGCTTTTCTTTGGAAGGAAATCCTCAAGATGAATTTCACCTAGTACTTTGTGAAAGGCTTGTCTTTAACATCTATGTGGGACTCTGTTATTCTTTATATTATCTAAGGAAGAAAGTGGAGGTTGTAGGGAGGCATGGGAGAGGGAGCTTTTTACTCTTGGTTTTTAactttttcataaaagaaaaaaccttaGAAATTCTCAAAGGGCCAAGTACTTGCTTTAGGGATAGAAATAAAGGAGAGAAGCTGTGAGACTTTTTTTCTACTTATATAGTAGAGAGAAGTATCTGATCTGCAACAACAGTTGGTTTTACTGGTGGAGAGGGAAACAGTGGGCCAGTTGTTGTGACCAGGGAGCTTGCAGAGACCAGATCTCTGCTCAGGTTTATGCTGGCAGGAGGCCATAGGCACCCCACAGATTTGGTCCTTGATTCCTTCTCTACACCCCTCTGACCACCTTCCAGAAGACCCTGCCCTGGGTGGGCATTAGACATCCTTCCTTCTTCCACTCTCCCAGCAGATGGACCAAGGAGAAAAGAGCACCTTGACACCACTGTGTCAGTTTATAGGGAGGGAAAGATTTATTCAGGTTATCTCTAATTAGAacttggaaaataattttctaacaGAAAGCCTCACTATGTGTTATATAGGCTTTTGTGGACTGGCCAGTCATCATCATGTATGACATTATTTGCATTTATCACCCACCCTGTTGCATAAAGGATTTGAAATGGCTTGTAAAACTACATGTCCTGCAAAAACACAATTGAAGGAAGTGGGGAAAAGGTAgaggaaagattttaaattagGACAAAAGCATGTAGAAATAGACGTTgtatatataaattgtatattcttgtaCAAGGCTGGTCTGAGATCCAAGTGAGCACCCAGACAGGCAATAATAATTTGGTGCCTCTTTAAACTGATGTATGTTTGAAAAGCTTTGCTCAGTATTCAGTGAGAATAAAGAGAAACTAATTTTCTGTTAGTAAAAGTCACATAGCATCTTTCTTTGTAACATCAGCTATTCCCTTTGAGGTTCATAGAAACAAAATT
It includes:
- the CRLS1 gene encoding cardiolipin synthase (CMP-forming) isoform X2 — protein: MLASRVARASWGALRVAVWAPGARPGKGRARGALLPPVPCCLGCLAERWWLRPAALGLRLPGASPRAHCSGAGKAAPGSAAEKDTATEPRGGRLGPASAASLYENPWTIPNMLSMTRIGLAPVLGYLIIEEDFNIALGVFALAGLTDLLDGFIARNWASQKSALGSALDPLADKILISILYVSLTYADLIPVPLTYMIISRDVMLIAAVFYVRYRTLPTPRTLSKYFNPCYATARLKPTFISKVNTAVQLILVAASLAAPVFNYADSIYLQILCNF